ACGATATTTGACTTTGACTTTAAAAAACCATATGCACTTCTAAGGTTGGTATAAAAAGCATTTTAAGCAGCATAGAATAATGATCGTATAATAACGTGTAAACTGGTATGAGACCTATGTTAAATTGGAGACACGTCAAACTGGAGAAACATACTCGTACTAGCCTGCGTACTCTCTGACTTCAATTACAATAAAAGCTCTGAAATATTTCTATTCACTTCAATGATCCGTTATTGTTGATTTCCCGTAATCTCCACAAGATTATAAACTCACgtcatttgtatatatttacacTTATTATCAACTCATTGACTATAAAATATTCTTTTAATATTATCTTTAGAACGTTGTTAACGCCCAAATAAAACACGACAGTTTTTCattattaaatgaatttgaatatacttctcattattttaaacaatgttaCTTACCGTATGCGTATTAGGAtctaatatttttgtttccCCATAGAATCATCTATGATTGATTGTCACTAACATGATATTCATTAAATAATAAGGTGGTACAATAACTCATTAAACATACAATTCTTAGTCTTCTTTGCTGGAGCACGATGACCTACCGTGGGTATTAAAAATCTGATTACTTTTCAATTTGACTTTGGTGAgatattaacataaaaagaaCTAATCACAGTTGAATATCGTTTTATAAACAGCATTTCtcaaataatttgtaaattagAAGTGATACTGTTTCAATAATGTGATTCACAGTTCAATAACGACTTGTTTTTATATGTCACTTTCAGTATCATTAGCATTTGCTTCTTCGCTTTCTGCATGTTCTTGTAATATACGTTTGCTTGCTCTATTTTCGTGAACCTCTGTATAGTCCGGAGGAGGCTCACTTTTATCTAGTTCATCAGATCTTCGATTTTGTTTATCAGCATCAGTTCTGTTCTCACTTGTAGCTGCTCCTGAAACTTCATTGTTGCCACTTTCAGTGGTTTTCACTGCTTCTTCTCTAACGTGAGAAACCGACAATTCTTCTATCTGACCAGTCCTGCTAACTTCAATCTCAGACTCGCCATCGTTAAAGTGATTTGCAGCCGTATCGTCTGCTGTGCGTTCTGACGAAATTGCGTCTTCTATCTCATTCACGTCTGTTTCAACCTGACCCTCTGCAACCGATACGTCATCATAAGCAGGCGGTAAATCATTTTTAGATCGATCAATCTTTGTCGTTCTTCTTTTTGCTCCTAAAAGgacaaaaaaacaatgtttattaatataGTTATGTGACAGTGCTCTACATTACCTCCATTAGTGATAACCACGTATTGCAGCAACAATATGAACACACATCATTTACGATGTGGATACCTTCCAATTGAGATTGTTTCATCGATaaccagtaggcctaccagcagattattaatattattcacgAGTCGGCACAAAGTATACCAGTGactgataattattaattgaagGTTTCAAACACTgcagtaaataaattaatttcagtGGAACAGATTAATTGTAGGATGGTTCTCACCATTTCAATAGagataaagtaggcctagggtAAGATCTAAGAGATACCTACTGACACTAATAATCCGGTTGATTATTAGAGGCCTATCTTGTTCTTCTCGGTAGCGTTGACAATATGCAACAAGTAAACAGGCTGCAATTGCTAGTAACGTTGCAATTgcaattaatacaaacgttacCGTCATTGCAACTGaaagttaaaaaacaaacaattgttatAAAACATTTAGATACATAGAATATATACACACCTCCTAAAAACTGGCATGTTGTTAGTATTTTAAGATTTCAAGCTTAGGCCgaattataattcaattttctgatattgataattattagATAATACAAAGGTCTGTTGATTTAAAGGGAACCTTTTAAACAAGGCAAGCCTGgctgttttttaaacaaatatccTAGATTTATAAACTATATTCTCGTACGGTACGGTATCATGTCTGGGGACAATAAAGAGTCCCGCTGTTTCTTGAGAAATGACACAGTACGCGAATCAGCTGAAATATATCATTTATTGTAAAATCTATATATACCATCTCTTTCACATCTGTCTCCATAGAACATACTAGTGCAAACACAAATATTTTCTGTAACTTGACATGTTCCACCATTCAGACAAGTCGGCCGGCAAAGTCTTCCACTCATTGCTGAAATAAATACAGACCTAAATAAAGTTAAACTGCAACTTGACAGTTTTACTTTTTagtttaataggcctacatgttgaCTTCCATAGTCTACTAGAACAAACTAGCAAATTGATTATTCGAGGGAAGTATTTTTAAGTAGTTTCACTTTCAGATACATTACTCGCTATCATCATTGCGTTTCTTTTTGCTGTTTTCTTGTGTGGGGTTTTCCAATCCAATTTCACTTAAATGTACAAATAAGCAGTAAATAAGCAAACATATATGCTGTACTAAAATTAATTCCAACTAGTTTTTCAGCTAGCTCGTATGTATAGATAAAAATCCTAATTCTTGCATAATTGATGATGATGTTATTGTTGATGATAAAGATATAGAGGATAGTTAAAAGTAAATACtattacttaattaattaatattacgaTTACTTAAAATTACTAATACTTAGACAAGAACCTATTATTAAGCTGACtcgatataattattattattattgtagttaTAATAggcttatatatttttttggtaTATTTATTATGCAAGAAGATAAATTAAGCAATGtattttttgagaaaatatCAATTgataacaaatacataaaacGTACCTTTTTTTCTCCTTAACAAAGTTGTCAATGAATAGTTATACCGCCGAGTTTTTCGTTTTGATTTGGACGTTCTTTTAGCGTtatgtagattacactattaaGCAATTGTCAGCAATTTGTAAGCACATAACAAACAGAAAAACTTTTAGGACGAGGaactacaaaattaatatttatcgAAAGAGTGTTTTGTGAGTTATACATCCCAATGATTTCCACGgctattgtttaatttcaacCCATATTCAACTATAGAACAGGAAAGGAAACATAGCATTTCTTCCGCAATGAGTGCTACAATATTACACCACAACAGGTCAAATAAATTGACATTGTTGAGGAAATACCAAATCATCGTGACTATGGAAACTTCTGAcgtttaaagaaaaacaaagaattAGGCCagcaataatgtttaaaaaagtatCACAAGCGACAGCAGTTCGAGCGATAAACTACCAGGACATGTAGtaaagtgagttgaccaatcaaaagctaCAGTTCGAACGATCCATGGTGTTGTGATTCGCCAAATTATTTGCGATGCTCTATAGTCCTGGTTGCGTGGTGGAAACCAATCTCTGTATGTATGATTCATACAGTACGGCAGATGACGATCCCTTTGCACGTGATCCTGATTTGTTccatttacattttcttttgtttaatgattaaaatacgTCACATACACTGATTAAAAACAATACcatttcaaaatgtattatttaaatctATACTACCTtgatctattagtattaatgtAAGTAGGCCTTAAGTCCGTCCAGCAGTAAATAGCTGGTACTGACCATAAGCATTTCATTTTGTGTATAAAGGAgtgaacattttatatttacagtattgaaacAATAATTTGATAGATCTTCTACATTTGGAACAATTTGCTCGTGTCTGTAACAAAGGCTTGGATTAACATCCCACCAAAGTATATCTTCTAGGCCTACTAATGGAGAAATGGCAGACTTTATAAACGATACATCCGACTGGAGCTCGATGAGAATGTCAAGAAGAACCAATTACATCGCATGCGTTATCATAGTTGACGTAATAGGCGTCATTTCAATCGTTCTTAATGTCAGCGTTATAGTCGTAATTTCTAGTAACAAAAGACTGAGAAAACGAAAGAACATCTTTACATGTTCCCTGGCTGTTTCGGATGGATTATTCGCGCTTGCAATGTTAGTGAAGATTCTTAGTAATGAATCGTTTGAACTTTATCGGTCAAATTTAGATCTAGTAACGTTGGCTGTAATGGATGTAACTTCATTGGTATCCCTTCTGACCATAGGATCTATAGCCTTAGAGAGGTATGTTGCTATTGTCTGGAAACCAATGTTGCGAAGTAAGGTATCCATGAGGCACATTGCAACGGTGTGTATTCTGAACTGGGTATTCGCGGCTTGTGTAATAATTCCAGGTTATATCTTATCCTTCTATAGGCCTAAAGATACATTTATCCtatcaacattttttatcatatgtattattgtatttttggtAACTATATACATTGCTATATACAGAAGCGTCGCTGGCCACGAACGAAACATGCATTCGTTTTCATGTAGGCGGGAAAAATACAATTCGCATCGTCTGCTTGTGATGTTTTCGTTGATTCTTGGATGCTTTATCGTCTGCTGGTTACCGATaaacattgtcattattttagaATACTATCTTCATTTTAATGACAAAGAGCTATATAGGATTTTATTGGTCATTGGTACCAGTCTTATTCTTCTAAATTCGTTAACCAatccaattatttatttttggagAATTCCAGATTTTCGTAAAGCATTCTTCGCATTGTTTAAACGAATAAAGTTACATGGTAAAACATCGAGCACATCCAATATTGCAGCAAGATCTTGCACTAACCGAGCAATTACTATTTCCGAAGCTGTtcaaacttaaatatattaaaagtaCTTTATTAAGAAATCAAAGAAGATGGAGGCTGTCACGTAGTTCTACTTTGATTAAGACAacctaacaacaggacactgagctcgtcttgccaagataggaacttttaacattcctttgatcttatgtctggctgcgaccaccaacagtactgtaccaaCTCCCTGACTGTACTATGTCTATATTCTCCACAGCGCGCGTTGTCTGTTAAGTgccgcagccacagataaaccctttcatctccggagctcagcatcctatTGTTAGATTTCCTTGCTTGGACATACAATTTAACGAATATGTATTTTGTAATGGAAACTTTgttgtactgtataaatatCAAACTGAGatatataatgatatattaAGGACAGGTTTAATAAATTACTATTCAATGCTGTGCTCTGAAACATATTAATAGTCTCTTAGTTTGACATAGGCTAATATCAATATACATACACTCAACGGTACGGTATCTCTATCTCCATCCAAACTCCAAATTCCAACAAACTCCTGACTTTTATTGCGAATCAATGCGAATCATTAAACCTATAATAGTGTCACAATATTACCACTTTCAAATATCTTCAACCTATTTCCAACTACTGTACGTTCCTTGGAATTTAAAGTATTCCAtttccaaaataaaaacatttttaaatatgtgcTATATGTTAATGTCTTAATATGTACTGATCCATTGACAATATATATTATCTTACAAACTGGTCGAATTAAGTATTAGCAATTTACAGTAGATAATCTATTTTTCGGTTTAAACAATATTCGT
This DNA window, taken from Antedon mediterranea chromosome 9, ecAntMedi1.1, whole genome shotgun sequence, encodes the following:
- the LOC140058882 gene encoding uncharacterized protein isoform X2 encodes the protein MSGRLCRPTCLNGGTCQVTENICVCTSMFYGDRCERDVAMTVTFVLIAIATLLAIAACLLVAYCQRYREEQDRPLIINRIISVRAKRRTTKIDRSKNDLPPAYDDVSVAEGQVETDVNEIEDAISSERTADDTAANHFNDGESEIEVSRTGQIEELSVSHVREEAVKTTESGNNEVSGAATSENRTDADKQNRRSDELDKSEPPPDYTEVHENRASKRILQEHAESEEANANDTESDI